GGCGAAGCTCCACGGGGTGTCGCCGCCCAGCTCGTACGTCTTGTTCTCGTGCCCCTCGCCGGTCAGCACGGCGACGGCGGCAGCGGCGTAGTCGGCGCGGGCGGCGGAGGAGACCTTGCCCTCGCCGGCGGCGGCCACGACCGCGTTGTGCTCCAGCACCGGGGCGAGGTTCTCGGTGTAGTTCTCGTGGTACCAGCCGTTGCGCAGCAGCGTGTAGGGCACGCCGGAGTCCAGCAGCAGCTCCTCGGTGCCGCGGTGGTCGTCGGCGAGCGCGGCGGTCAGCGTGCCCGGGGCGCTGGTGTAGGCGAGCAGGGCCACACCGGCCGCCTTGGCGGCGTCGATGACGACCTTGTGCTGCTGCACACGGCCCTTGTCGAACTCGTTGCCGGAGATCAGCAGCACCTTGTCACCGGCGGAGAACAGGCCGTCGAAGGAGGCGGGCGCGCTGTAGTCGGCCAGCGCGATCCGTACCCCGCGGTCCGCGAAGTCGGCGGCCTTCTCGGCGTTGCGCACGACCGCGGTGATCTGCTCGGCGGGGACCTTCTCCAGCAGCTGCTCCACGACGTGACGGCCGAGGTTTCCGGTGGCTCCGGTGACGACGATGCTCATGGTGAGAACTCTCCTTGTGGGGTGCGATGGCACTAACCTTAGGAGAGGCGCTAACTCTTGGAAAGTACCCACTTTGAAGTAAGGTACTGGCATGGCAGTAAGTGATGGTGAGGCCCTGTGCCCGTACCGGCTGGTGCTGGAGCACGTCACCAGCCGCTGGGGCGTGCTCGTGCTGATCGAGCTTCTGGACCGGCCGTACCGGTTCAGCGAGCTGCGCCGGGCGATCAGCGACTACGGGGGCCGGGGCGTCAGCGAGAAGATGCTCACGCAGACGCTCCAGACCCTGGAGCGCGACGGCCTCGTCCACCGCGACGCCAAGCCGGTGATCCCGCCCCGCGTCGACTACTCCCTCACCGACCTGGGCCGCGAGGCCGCCGAGCAGGTGCGGGCCCTCTCGCAGTGGACGCACCGGCGCATGGACGACGTGGAGAAGGCCCGCCGGGCATACGACGAGACCCGGGCCGCCTCCTAGCAGTCCCGGGCCTCGATGCCGTACGGCGTGGTCGTGCTCAGCCGACGACCGTCCAGGTGTCGCCGCCCGCCAGCAGCGCGGCCAGGTCGCCCTTGCCGTGCTGCTCGATCGCGTTGTCCAGCTGGTCGGCCATCTGCGTGTCGTAGACGGGCCGGTCGACGGAGCGCAGCACACCGATCGGCGTGTGGTGCAGGGTGTCCGGGTCGGCGAGGCGGGACAGTGCGAACGCCGTGGTCGGGGACTCGGCGTGCGCGTCGTGGACGAGCACCTGGTCCTCGTTGTCCGGCGTCACCGCGACCACCTTCAGATCACCGGTCACCGGGTCCCGTACGACACCCTTGGCCAGGTCGCTGCCGAAACGGATCGGCTTGCCGTGCTCCAGCCGGATCACGGCGTCCTCGGCCTGCTGCTTGTCCTTGAGGGCGTCGAAGGCGCCGTCGTTGAAGATGTTGCAGTTCTGGTAGATCTCGATCAGGGCTGTGCCCTGGTGGGCGGAGGCCTGCCGCAGCACCTCCGTCAGGTGCTTGCGGTCGGAGTCGACCGTCCGCGCCACGAACGACGCCTCCGCGCCGATCGCCAGCGACACCGGGTTGAAGGGCGCGTCCAGCGAGCCCATCGGCGTCGACTTGGTGATCTTTCCGACCTCGGAGGTCGGCGAGTACTGGCCCTTGGTCAGACCGTAGATCCGGTTGTTGAACAGCAGGATCTTGAGGTTGACGTTGCGCCGCAGCGCGTGGATCAGGTGGTTGCCGCCGATGGACAGCGCGTCGCCGTCACCCGTGACGACCCACACCGACAGATCGCGGCGGGAGCTGGCCAGACCGGTGGCGATGGCCGGGGCGCGGCCGTGGATGGAGTGCATCCCGTACGTGTTCATGTAGTACGGGAAGCGGGAGGAGCAGCCGATGCCCGAGACGAAGACGATGTTCTCCTTCGCCAGCCCCAGCTCGGGCATGAAGCCCTGCACCGCGGCGAGGATGGCGTAGTCGCCGCAGCCGGGGCACCAGCGCACTTCCTGATCGGACTTGAAGTCCTTCATCGACTGCCTGCCCTCGGCCTTGGGGACGAGGGAAAGCGCCTCGATGGTGCCCGTGCCTTGTGTGGACGTCTCAGCCATCGATGGCCTCCTTCAGCGCCGCGGCGAGCTGCTCCGCCTTGAACGGCATGCCGTTGACCTGGTTGTACGAGTGTGCGTCCACCAGGTACTTCGCCCGGATGAGCGTGGCGAGCTGACCGAGGTTCATCTCGGGGATCACCACCTTGTCGTAACGCTCCAGCACGGAGCCCAGATTCCGCGGGAAGGGGTTGAGGTGGCGCAGATGCGCCTGCGCGATCGACTCCCCGGCCCGGCGCAGCCGCCGCACCGCGGCCGTGATCGGCCCGTACGTCGAGCCCCACCCGAGGACGAGGGTCCCGGCTCCGTGCGGATCGTCCACGTCGAGGTCCGGGACCTCGATGCCGTCCACCTTCGCCTGCCGGGTGCGCACCATGAAGTCGTGGTTGGCCGGGGCGTAGGAGATGTTGCCCGTGCCGTCCTCCTTCTCGATGCCGCCGATCCGGTGCTCCAGACCCGGCGTGCCCGGGATCGCCCAGGGGCGGGCCAGGGTCTGCGGGTCGCGCTTGTACGGCCAGAACACCTCGGTGCCGTCGTCGAGCGTGTGGTTCGGGCCCTGCGCGAACTGCACCCGCAGGTCCGGCAGCTCCTCCAGGTCCGGGATGCGCCACGGCTCGGAGCCGTTGGCCAGGTAACCGTCGGAGAGCAGGAACACCGGCGTGCGGTACGTCAGCGCGATCCGGGCGGCCTCCAGCGCGGCGTCGAAGCAGTCCGCCGGCGTACGCGGCGCGACCACCGGGACCGGAGCCTCGCCGTTGCGCCCGTACATCGCCTGCAGCAGGTCCGCCTGCTCGGTCTTGGTGGGCAGACCGGTCGACGGGCCACCGCGCTGGATGTCCACGATCAGCAGCGGCAGCTCCAGCGAGACGGCGAGACCGATCGTCTCCGACTTCAGCGCCACACCCGGGCCGCTCGTCGTGGTCACGGCCAGCGAACCGCCGAAGGCCGCGCCCAGCGCCGCCCCGATACCGGCGATCTCGTCCTCGGCCTGGAAGGTCCGCACCCCGAAGTTCTTGTGCTTGCTCAGCTCGTGCAGGATGTCCGACGCCGGAGTGATCGGGTACGACCCCAGGTACAGCGGCAGATCCGCCTGCCGGCTCGCGGCGACCAGCCCGTACGACAGGGCGAGGTTGCCGGAGATGTTGCGGTAGACACCCGGCGGGAACGCCGTGGCCGCCGGGGCGACCTCGTAGGAGACGGCGAAGTCCTCGGTGGTCTCGCCGAAGTTCCAGCCCGCCCGGAAGGCGGCGATGTTGGCCGCCGCGATGTCGGGCTTCTTCGCGAACTTCGATTTGAGGAATCTCTCCGTGCCCTCGGTGGGCCGGTGGTACATCCAGCTCAGCAGGCCCAGCGCGAACATGTTCTTGCTGCGCTCGGCCTCCTTGCGAGTGAGGTCGAACTCCTTCAGCGCCTCCACGGTGAGCGTGGTCAGCGGCACGGGGTGGACCTGGTAGCCGTCCAGCGACCCGTCCTCCAGCGGACTGGTCTCGTAGCCGACCTTCTGCATCGCCCGCTTGGTGAACTCGTCCGTGTTGACGATCACCTCGGCGCCGCGCGGCAGGTCGCCGATGTTCGCCTTCAGCGCGGCCGGGTTCATCGCCACCAGCACGTTCGGCGCGTCGCCGGGCGTGAGGATGTCGTGATCGGCGAAGTGCAGCTGGAAGGACGACACGCCCGGCAGGGTCCCGGCGGGCGCCCTGATCTCGGCCGGGAAGTTGGGCAGCGTCGACAGGTCGTTGCCGAACGACGCGGTCTCCGAGGTGAAACGGTCACCGGTGAGCTGCATACCGTCACCCGAGTCCCCCGCGAACCTGATGATCACCCGGTCGAGGCGACGAACGTCCTTCGCGCCCGCCGCTTTGCGCTGCTCTCCTAGGACTGCTTCGTCGGCCTGCTCCGCTGGGCTACTGACCTGGCTGGTCACTGAACTGGACCTCCCTCGAGGCGGCTGTCCGGGAGGGCCTTCCCGCAGGCCTTCCCAGGATCAACACTACGACCGCAAGGGTCGCCTTCTGCGGGTCATTCGCATGTTGGACACGACTTTGAGACGATCGGGCACCCTGACGGGCATGTCAGGAGTTTCATGAATTGAGGTACGTCAGCACGGCCAGGACCCGGCGGTGGTCCCCCTCGCTCTGGGAGAGCCCCAGCTTCAGGAAGATGTTGCTGACGTGCTTCTCGACCGCCCCGTCGCTGACCACGAGCTGCCGGGCGATCGCCGAGTTCGTCCGCCCCTCGGCCATCAGCCCCAGCACCTCCCGCTCCCGCGGGGTCAGCCCCGCGAGCACGTCCTGCTTACGGCTGCGGCCCAGCAACTGCGCGACGACCTCCGGGTCGAGCGCCGTACCGCCCTCGGCCACCCGCACCACCGCGTCCACGAACTCCCGCACCTCGGCCACCCGGTCCTTCAGCAGATAGCCGACACCCCGGCTGGACCCCGCGAGCAGCTCCGTGGCGTAGCGCTCCTCCACGTACTGCGACAGCACCAGCACGCCGAGCCCCGGGTGCGCCTTGCGCAACTGCACCGCCGCCCGTACCCCCTCGTCGGTGTGCGTCGGCGGCATCCGTACGTCGGCGACCACGACGTCCGGCAGCTCGCCCTGCGCGTCCAGCTCCGTGATGGTCTTGATCAGCGCCTCGCCGTCACCGACCCCGACGACGACCTCGTGCCCCCGGTCGGTCAGCAGCCGGGTCAGGCCCTCCCTCAGCAGCACTGAATCCTCGGCGATGACCACCCGCACCCTGTCCTCCACGATGTTCGGCCCCCCACAGCCCGACGCCGCCCGTCCGCAGCCCACAACGGCTCCGCGCCCACCCGTGCGACGGGTCCAGCATTTCAGGATCGGGCACTGGATGGGGGTTGGACCGGCTTGTTGTCCGATCGTTCCGGCCGATCCGGCCGATTCGGGTGGTGGGGGAGGCTGGTGGATGATCGGGAAGGCTTGCGGGTGGTGGGGGGCGAAGGCCGGGGTCCAGGGGGCGGAGACCCAGGCCGGGCACAGCCCTCGGGGGAGGGGCTTCGCCCCCGCCCTCTCGACCGAAGGTCACCTCACGTGAGCGCCCCGCCACGGCAGCTCCGCGGTCACCCGGGTCGGCCCGCCCGCCGGCGAGTCCACCACCAGGATCCCGTCCACCGCGTCCAGTCGCTCCGCCAGCCCCGCCAGACCGGATCCCCGGGACGTGTCGGCCCCGCCCACGCCGTTGTCCACGACCTGGAGCATCAGCCGGTTCTCCGTCCGCCACACCTCCACGCCGGCCCAGGTCGCCCGCGCGTGCTTGCTGACGTTCTGGAGCAGCTCCGACACCGTGAAGTAGGCGATCCCCTCGATCGCCGGCGCCGGCCGCTCCGCCAGGTCGACCTCGACCTGCACCGGCACCGTGCACCGCGACGCCACCGCCGACAGCGCCGCGTCCAGCCCGCGGTCCGTCAGCACCGCCGGGTGGATCCCCCGGGCCAGGTCCCGCAGCTCCTGGAGCGCCGTCTTCACCTCACCGTGCGCCTCGTCCACCATCCGCGCGGCTGTCTCCGGATCCTCCTGGAGCTTCTCCTTCGCCAGCCCCAGATCCATGGCCAGTGCCACCAGCCGGGCCTGCGCCCCGTCGTGCAGATCCCGCTCGATGCGCCGCAGGTCGGCCGCCGCCGTGTCGACCACGACGCCCCGGTCCGACTCCAGCTCCACCACCCGCGAGGCCAGCCGCGACGGCCCGAGCAGTCCGTGCACCAGCAGCCGGTCCACCATCGTCAGCGCCCGCACGATCCACGGCGTGGCGATCGTCAGCAGCAGACCCACCAGCGCGGTCACCGTGATCTCGAAGGGGTTGTCGAGGTAGACCCGGTGCGTCTCGTCGCCGTACAGCTGGATCCCGTCCTGGCCGGCGTACATCGGGAACACCCAGAACCACAGCGGGTACGTCAGCAGCGCCCAGCCCAGCACCCAGACGTTCACGGCGACGACGAACGAGAACACCGCCCACGGCAGATGCAGCACCGCGTACAGCAGCGCCCGCCACGAGGCGCCGCTCTTGAGGACGGCCCCCATCCACG
The genomic region above belongs to Streptomyces coeruleorubidus and contains:
- a CDS encoding 2-oxoacid:ferredoxin oxidoreductase subunit beta; translation: MAETSTQGTGTIEALSLVPKAEGRQSMKDFKSDQEVRWCPGCGDYAILAAVQGFMPELGLAKENIVFVSGIGCSSRFPYYMNTYGMHSIHGRAPAIATGLASSRRDLSVWVVTGDGDALSIGGNHLIHALRRNVNLKILLFNNRIYGLTKGQYSPTSEVGKITKSTPMGSLDAPFNPVSLAIGAEASFVARTVDSDRKHLTEVLRQASAHQGTALIEIYQNCNIFNDGAFDALKDKQQAEDAVIRLEHGKPIRFGSDLAKGVVRDPVTGDLKVVAVTPDNEDQVLVHDAHAESPTTAFALSRLADPDTLHHTPIGVLRSVDRPVYDTQMADQLDNAIEQHGKGDLAALLAGGDTWTVVG
- a CDS encoding sensor histidine kinase, whose product is MATEYGQGYGLDGGPGFPGSTERRHRLPAALRAPVEGRTWRELGYVLLSLPISILLFTYAVTMVSLGAGLLVTFLGIPVLAAALAGCRGFGALERLRARALLGMEVADPEPLRMKRPGAMAWMGAVLKSGASWRALLYAVLHLPWAVFSFVVAVNVWVLGWALLTYPLWFWVFPMYAGQDGIQLYGDETHRVYLDNPFEITVTALVGLLLTIATPWIVRALTMVDRLLVHGLLGPSRLASRVVELESDRGVVVDTAAADLRRIERDLHDGAQARLVALAMDLGLAKEKLQEDPETAARMVDEAHGEVKTALQELRDLARGIHPAVLTDRGLDAALSAVASRCTVPVQVEVDLAERPAPAIEGIAYFTVSELLQNVSKHARATWAGVEVWRTENRLMLQVVDNGVGGADTSRGSGLAGLAERLDAVDGILVVDSPAGGPTRVTAELPWRGAHVR
- a CDS encoding SDR family oxidoreductase encodes the protein MSIVVTGATGNLGRHVVEQLLEKVPAEQITAVVRNAEKAADFADRGVRIALADYSAPASFDGLFSAGDKVLLISGNEFDKGRVQQHKVVIDAAKAAGVALLAYTSAPGTLTAALADDHRGTEELLLDSGVPYTLLRNGWYHENYTENLAPVLEHNAVVAAAGEGKVSSAARADYAAAAVAVLTGEGHENKTYELGGDTPWSFAEYAAELSRQTGREITYNPVSTEVLTGILTGAGLPEPLAQTLAGVDASIEKGELVVSTGDLSRLTGRPTTPFSEAIAAALKG
- a CDS encoding 2-oxoacid:acceptor oxidoreductase subunit alpha, with the translated sequence MTSQVSSPAEQADEAVLGEQRKAAGAKDVRRLDRVIIRFAGDSGDGMQLTGDRFTSETASFGNDLSTLPNFPAEIRAPAGTLPGVSSFQLHFADHDILTPGDAPNVLVAMNPAALKANIGDLPRGAEVIVNTDEFTKRAMQKVGYETSPLEDGSLDGYQVHPVPLTTLTVEALKEFDLTRKEAERSKNMFALGLLSWMYHRPTEGTERFLKSKFAKKPDIAAANIAAFRAGWNFGETTEDFAVSYEVAPAATAFPPGVYRNISGNLALSYGLVAASRQADLPLYLGSYPITPASDILHELSKHKNFGVRTFQAEDEIAGIGAALGAAFGGSLAVTTTSGPGVALKSETIGLAVSLELPLLIVDIQRGGPSTGLPTKTEQADLLQAMYGRNGEAPVPVVAPRTPADCFDAALEAARIALTYRTPVFLLSDGYLANGSEPWRIPDLEELPDLRVQFAQGPNHTLDDGTEVFWPYKRDPQTLARPWAIPGTPGLEHRIGGIEKEDGTGNISYAPANHDFMVRTRQAKVDGIEVPDLDVDDPHGAGTLVLGWGSTYGPITAAVRRLRRAGESIAQAHLRHLNPFPRNLGSVLERYDKVVIPEMNLGQLATLIRAKYLVDAHSYNQVNGMPFKAEQLAAALKEAIDG
- a CDS encoding winged helix-turn-helix transcriptional regulator, with the protein product MAVSDGEALCPYRLVLEHVTSRWGVLVLIELLDRPYRFSELRRAISDYGGRGVSEKMLTQTLQTLERDGLVHRDAKPVIPPRVDYSLTDLGREAAEQVRALSQWTHRRMDDVEKARRAYDETRAAS
- a CDS encoding response regulator transcription factor gives rise to the protein MEDRVRVVIAEDSVLLREGLTRLLTDRGHEVVVGVGDGEALIKTITELDAQGELPDVVVADVRMPPTHTDEGVRAAVQLRKAHPGLGVLVLSQYVEERYATELLAGSSRGVGYLLKDRVAEVREFVDAVVRVAEGGTALDPEVVAQLLGRSRKQDVLAGLTPREREVLGLMAEGRTNSAIARQLVVSDGAVEKHVSNIFLKLGLSQSEGDHRRVLAVLTYLNS